The following nucleotide sequence is from Apium graveolens cultivar Ventura chromosome 4, ASM990537v1, whole genome shotgun sequence.
AACACTTGGGTGGATGAGTTGCTACCTATACTATGTGCATATCGTACCACCTACAAAGTGACAACTGAAGCTACCCCGTTCATGCTGGCTTACGGAGCCGAGGCAGTGGTGCCCCTTGAAATCACACATGGATGCCCTAGGGTCGAAGCTTACGAGCCAGAGACCAAcgaagaaggcatgaggctcgcTCTCGATCTCATTGACGAGGTCAGGGACGAGGCCAATGCCCGCAAtgcagagcatcaacgaagagcctccctctattataatagaagggttaaagaaaggttcttttacCTAGGAGACTTAATCTTAAGAAATATTGAGGCATTaggagttgaagagaaagaaaagcTAACCCCTAACTGGGAAAGACCATATAAGGTCAAGAAAATATTAGGACGAGGATCCTATAAGTTGGAAACCCTGAGCGGTGACAAAGTGCCTCATACCAGCTGGCACGTTTcgaacctgaaggtttattatgtttaggacatgaaagacatgttcctagtacttagtaGTAAATGGAGGACTAAGGCCGACCAGTGTACGAGCATCTAATGAATAaaagtcccgaaggaccaaagTACCGAAAATAAAAGATGAATATGAAATCAAACTACAAATGCAGGAGATCTTGAAGGATCATAAATCAAGTCATGATGAACAATTATGTTACACGCGGAAGATGTTCAAGTCCATGAAGGACCGCAAACAGATAACCGCTGAATAAAATCCACACACGGCAAACAAAGCAATGCAAGGCCTAAACACTGAAGGATAATCTATAGTCCAAAATCAGATGATTGGCCAATAGTGGCAATCTCAGAAACAACCCAAAGGCTAGGAAACCCCACAAATTTACCACATCCGGGTAAGAGCTATGAATAGAGCCAATGGACATGTTAACATAGCACACCTCATCATCATGGGTGTCCATCATCTTGAAAAAGTTTTCAGACTGTTGATAAACGCTAAGAGTGCTCTAGAATCCCAATCCTGAAACTTTCTCTCAAGTTTCTTCTTCAATGCCTTCAAGGCCATGTGCTCACTCCTCCATTTTATACTCTTAGTGAAAGAAGCTGCGAAATAGGCGTTGGcctaataagaaaaagatgttAGAAAGCTAACTTCACAAAATGTATTTGGTCGACTAAAGTCTACACTACAGACTTCAGTCTACCAAAGAAGGCTGATCAGCCTCCAGAGAAGGCCATTGGCCAACTGGATATCCCTTGGAAAGGGCTCCGGCAGACCGGCCTCCAAGGGAGGCCTTAAGCCAGCCATGCTCCTCCTTAAATTTGAAGTATTGAAAGTTCTAAAAAGAAGAGATGTACCTGATACAAGGCATGAGCCCCTCACATCTCCGCTTCAGGAAGCTGTTCGCCTAATTGGAACAAATTTAACCAATGGAAAATTAGGTGGAAGATAGGTACCCTCGACAGAGAAGCCTCGAAGGCCAGCTTTAATAAGCTTCCTTTGAATTGTGAAGACCTATCACGAACACGAACATGATAGTTTTTGTTTGAGGCCCTTCACGAACGTGACCAAGACATGTTGTCCAAGAAAGCAAAAACTATTTCCCCTGACCGACCATAGGGGTCATGAATGGTTTCCTTGGACGACTAGAGGAGGACGAATAGCCATCCATGAAGGTCTTCAGCCATCTAAAGGGTCCTCAGATGAGGCCCTCACCCGGAAAGGCACTCCTTGAATAAAAAAGATAGAGAAGAAAGTCTAAGCCACGACTTGATATTGAGAAGATTGAAGTTCAAAAACTTCCACGAAATAAGGTCCCGAAGGGCCAATAAGCTTTAGACATTAAGGTTACGGCCGACCAGGGCCTCAAGTGCTTGGTCTCTATGGCCGACCAAGAGTCCTTGAAGCCGACTCCTCCACATAGAGGGGTTAGGCCGACTAGTACATCCTCGAAAGAACGTCTACAGACGTCCGAAACTAATAGGGATGTTCCCCAAATGAAGGTTCCAAGAAAACCATGAACTAGAGCCAAGGGATGCTCCTGGTGAAGACAAGAACTTCCACGGAAACAAATTTCGTAAAGAACAGAACGTTCACGAGAACAAGTTTCATAAATAGTAAGACGCTCACGGAGGTGAGATTCTGGCCTACCAAGAGTCAGTGATACCTAGTCCTCCACAAGGAAGGATTAGGCCGACTAGAACCCTCACGAAGGGAAATAAGTTTCGTGAAGAATAGAACGTTCACGAGAACAAGTACAAACGCTCACTAGAAAAAGGGCATAATATCCATTAAAAAGAGCATGATTGGTCGACCAGGCCACATGAAGGCCTTATAGCCGACCAGGAACCCCTATAGGGTTGATCCAGACCCTCCTGAAGATTTTCTGGCGGAGCTCATCTGAAATTCCTTGAAAATTCTTGAAAAAGTAGGCGCCCAACAAGAtcaagtttcgtgaagactatAACGTCCATGAGAACAAGTTTTGCGAAGGGtaaagagtccatgagaacaaaTTTTGTGAAGATTAGGACGTCTACGAAAACAAATTTCATGAAGAACAGAACGTTCACTAGAAAACGATCAGAAAAGCATGGCTGAGGCTAAACACAAGTCGTTGGTCTTAACTGAGGAATGATAACACTAATCACCATTATTAGCAAAACTTATAGAAGTTAAAATAAGATTAGCTTTTCAGCTAAATAAGTTCCGTGAGCATATGACcgaccaggagcctccgtatcagagccgtGATGGCCACAATTTGCATGCGGGGAAGATCCGGCCGATCAAccaacaaattgaggccttttggcctaccaggagcctccgtatcagacTCGTGACGACCAAAATTTGGATGCCTGGACGCTTCGGCCGATCAGccaacaaattgaggccttttggcctaccaggagcctccgtatcagagtCGTGACGACCATAACTTACATGCGGGAAGCTCTGATCGACCAACCCATAAGTTggggccttttggcctaccaggagcctccgtatcagagccgtGACGGCCATAATTTGCATGCGGGAAAGCTCCGGCCGACCAACCCACAAGTTGGGGCCTTTTGGCCTACGAGGAGGCTCCGTAGCAGAGCCATGACGACCACAACTTGCCTCCGTAGTGGCCTTGACCTACTGCCAACAAGTTGAGGCCTTTCAGCTTATCAGAATCTCCTGAAGGAGAGCCCTGAGACCTTCAAAAGTTTTTTCGGAGACCCTCTTAAGAGGCCCTTTGGAAATTTCGTGAAAAGGATAACTCTCAGCAGAaccaagtttcgtgaagactagaaccTCTGCGAGAACGAGTTGATTGAAGTGCATAAGATCATACAAAGGAAGTTTGGATAAGTTCAATGAAGTGTAAAGACTTCCTATAAGGACAAGTTCAATGTAACACATAACGTTTAGCAAGAACGAGTACAGAACGTCCACTAGGATGAGTACAAAACGTTCACTGAAACAGCCGTAGCAGAGCCATGAGGAACTCAAAGGCAACCATGAAATTAATTCCATGGAAAATTAAGAGAAACAAGGGCATGATAAGGTATGTAGAAGACCTGGACTCTGAGTGGGAGATTCAAAAAAAAATTGGGGGCAGGGACCCCTGGGCAAACCTCCTCCAGGCCGACCAGGAGCCTCTGTTTTAACATGCCAACCAACCCTCATTTGGGGGCATGAGGCCGAGCAGAGCATCCTGCAGCAAGAGGTTCTGCTCAACCCCGGTGACCCCcccttgaaaattttgaatttttttgaaaaaaatggaaaaattcagcaaatttttgattttttttaaattttcaggatTTGAAGTAGTGACAAACCCATATTAGGGCCTATTAGTGAATATTAAGCGTAATTAACCCAAATTAGGGGGAATTAGTGATTTGTATGACCAAATTAGCCCCGACTAAAGTTGTTTAACCCATTCACTCTTATAATTAGTGTGAATTAGGGATAATTAGTACCTCGTGCATACTTATTAGTCTtgattagccccgattagggtgGATTAGCCTtgattaaggccaattagtgcattctagcttaaaattaggctctttTCAGCCTGATTAGCAACTTGTACATGGAAATTAGCCCTGATTAGGGACGATTAGCCCCAATTAGGGCCAGTTAGCAGCTTTcaccctataattaaccttgacgaaggttaaggggtgataaacGCTCGCTTTTTATCCCCGGATAAGGCCGTTTAGTGTTAAACACTATCCAAATAGCCTATGCAAAGGCCTTAAGTGTGTATACTCGCACTAGCAAGTTGTTGTAAatatgtaggtcgctccacactttacgataaaATGACGATATCCATGAAGGGCCGacacccatgaagggccgataccgGAGAAGGGCCGAAAGTACCCCGAATCGCGAATAGACCATTATAACTTTCACGAAAACTCGAGCAGTATTCACGGAATTTGGGGcgcaaatgatatggatagaaaatacatcataaagacacattaaatgtcacattaattacacttggACTTCTTGTCTTAAAGTCCAGTACAGACCTGTCTAGTCTGAACTCATAGCAGACTCAAGACGACCCATATAGATAAGGCCCACTAGctgttcacggactaggcccaatacggctggaagagcagaTACGTGTGTTCTAAACGAACTTGAAGTCCTACATAAAAGGTTCTGGAGCTCCTTCCTCAAtaggactcctaatcaccatctaaattggagacttgtccaccaagtttTCCAACAGAAGTCTAACCCTAAACTCACCTCTgtataaagggctctacccctcaacctagaactacgtttttgacttgattctctataacacagagatacgtaggtaTCTTGCAAGGATCGATAGTTCCGAATGTAagagcaaccattaaagctcgaaactcactaaccctagcattaaatagTAACACACTCAGGTTTTTGTTCCACAACagatataaccaaaatttcaaattaagataattttatttggGTTGTTATTTTAAGAGTCAAGTATTAGTTTGACTATTACCACTATTTAGTGTTTAGTCAttaattggtgtttcgattttttaaaaaatattttccatCGATCCAAcagtatggatgtcaagatatatatatatatatattttagaaaaataaccaaagtttaaaaaaaaatatttgataaGTTATTTTCATAGTCAAACAACGGTTGACCTGGATTTTTTCTGGCTCGGCTCATTTatgttcgcgaacaagctcgtgTTCGGTTCGTTAGTTAACGAGTTCGAGCTCGAACTCGATTTTTGTTCgataagaaagctcggctcggctcaGCTCGGCTCGATTCAtcaggaaaaaaaattaaaactcaGCTCTGTTCGATTAAAACTCGGCTCGGTTAGGCTAGGTTAGTGAACAACCTAGTTGTAAGCAAAAAGTGTAAAGTATCCTTTATGCTTAAATAAATTCTATTTAGTAAATCAGTATGTTCTACGCCTTATTTTCGGTTCAATCCAAGTATATTTTTATACGTAGTTATTTTTGAATTCATACTGTTATCGCATTACATTAGGATCAAGTAAGAAACAGTCTATGCAACAAGAACTCGCAAAATTAATCGATTAATATGCATGTATCACTTTATTTTAGCAATCATTTCCACACCAAACTTCAGAGCACACAAGCCCACGCAAACTTTACAGTGCTGACTTAATAGGAAGTGAAGTTTTCTCTGTGACGAATTGATAATTGTTCTTCAACATGCCATCAATTTCAAGTGCAAATTTTTCCATTGCAGATGCTGGTAACCAAACTGGCACCACGATTCCCTTCTCACCCTTTTTGTTCTTGAATGGTATGAAAAAACTATTCACAGTCCCCCCTCTGGCCGGACCACCATATGCAGGTCTTCCCCATCCGAAATCAACAGTTCCAAATCCAGCACGTGTCAGGTCTGAGACAAAAAAAGTTCGCACTACTGTGAAATGTGGCCGTCCTTTCAGAACCATCAAGTCGGCAACAGATTTCATGTACTCTTCATTAAAAACTTCTTTAGTTTTCATCACAAGTTCCAGTGCATATTCAATTGGACTCTGACAAAGCTTTCCAGCTGTTGTCAGTGCTGCTGGGAATGCAAAAGCATTTCCATAATATCCCAAAGGCAGAGAAGGGTTGAAATTACCACGTGCATTAATAACACACAGCAAGCGCACCTCCTCTTCAGGATCAAGCTCCAGGGAACAAGTACGACTCCGCCATAGGAAAGCGGTAAGCACTTCGAAGGTGGAACATTTGCGAAAACGAGGAGGAACCAATCGACGCATGGCAAGAATCTCAGCTGGGCCAAAAAAGAAAGAACGTTGGACTATTTCAGCCGTAGGAATCATGGTTTCCTTCATATCAGCCACATCATCATACTCAGGATGTGTACATGTAATACGAGGAGGGTCCCTTGCATTAAGCAATTCTCTTTGCCAAACCGGATGTATAGACGGCACGCTTGCACCTCTAGCAATTTCAGCTAAAGCAGTCATAAATTGAACAAATCCAGCAGC
It contains:
- the LOC141716760 gene encoding benzyl alcohol O-benzoyltransferase-like — encoded protein: MATQEPLVFTVTRLSPELICPEKPTPREYKLLSDIDDQETCRFQVPIIQFYRNNNSVVDVLKKDPVKVIREAISKTLVFYYPFAGRLQEGAGRKLAVECTGEGVLFIEANADVTLEQFGDALYPPFPCIEELLFDVPGSAEILNTPLLLIQVTRLKCGGFVLALRHNHTICDAAGFVQFMTALAEIARGASVPSIHPVWQRELLNARDPPRITCTHPEYDDVADMKETMIPTAEIVQRSFFFGPAEILAMRRLVPPRFRKCSTFEVLTAFLWRSRTCSLELDPEEEVRLLCVINARGNFNPSLPLGYYGNAFAFPAALTTAGKLCQSPIEYALELVMKTKEVFNEEYMKSVADLMVLKGRPHFTVVRTFFVSDLTRAGFGTVDFGWGRPAYGGPARGGTVNSFFIPFKNKKGEKGIVVPVWLPASAMEKFALEIDGMLKNNYQFVTEKTSLPIKSAL